In the Leptotrichia sp. oral taxon 212 genome, one interval contains:
- a CDS encoding aspartate/glutamate racemase family protein — MKIAVMAGTPIDTNMGAVLLEKNGFSENEIIRIPVSENPVKQTIFQTSETEYKEKVINGHIDNIKKVDCNILFVYCNSLSGAVDFEKLQKKNDINIVTPMQVYREIADKYKKIAVFAANAQGLAGIENAMFKGNSNINITGMTFLEIVKEIEKGTLPEVIAEKFHFGKLAEYLKNLGNEAILLGCTHFPYIENEIRKKSEMEIIDPSQKMLEKLK, encoded by the coding sequence TTGAAAATAGCAGTAATGGCAGGCACTCCCATAGATACAAATATGGGAGCTGTTCTTCTTGAAAAAAATGGATTTTCTGAAAATGAAATAATAAGAATACCGGTATCTGAAAATCCTGTAAAACAGACAATATTTCAGACTTCAGAAACAGAATATAAGGAAAAGGTAATAAACGGTCATATAGACAACATAAAAAAGGTTGACTGCAATATCCTTTTTGTATATTGCAATTCGTTGAGCGGAGCAGTAGATTTTGAAAAACTGCAAAAGAAAAATGATATAAATATAGTTACTCCCATGCAGGTGTATAGGGAGATAGCTGATAAATATAAAAAAATAGCTGTATTTGCTGCAAATGCGCAGGGACTTGCCGGAATAGAAAATGCCATGTTTAAAGGTAATAGCAATATTAACATAACAGGGATGACATTTCTTGAAATAGTAAAGGAAATTGAAAAAGGAACTTTACCTGAGGTAATCGCAGAAAAATTTCATTTTGGCAAACTTGCAGAGTATCTTAAGAACTTAGGAAATGAGGCAATTCTTCTTGGATGTACTCATTTTCCATATATTGAAAATGAAATCAGGAAGAAATCTGAAATGGAAATAATAGATCCTTCACAGAAAATGCTGGAAAAATTAAAGTGA
- a CDS encoding PTS transporter subunit EIIC, translating to MDRAKISEEVQRFGRSLLLPIAVMAPVGMILGIVNALTQAYLVSKVPLLGNPAIKLFLTSVKDSMSIIFSNIPILFAMGVAYGVSRKEKGISVFSSVISYIVLLAGSNVYLKITGTLIKEKELMDKAGQAMVLGIQTVRMDVFGGIISGLIAAKLTDRFYKTELPVAFAFFSGKKLVPILSIFVTSVASFIATPLWMYFTKVLAGMSVILLHPLGPFVNIIMVRLLIPFGLHHTWSALLRFTEAGGVYQIAGKTYVGVLPAANEIIFNLGPNSPEWQMMPKLTRFLAQNQMIDTLFMFPGIAFAMYKTAYKKNKPLVKGILITMVLTAFLGNITEPLEFSFLFISPVLYLMYILIGAASSLALAFMGTAVGYIRGTIFDFIIFGVMYENSKFYNIIIVGVVAMFVSYFTFKWYILKRNLITPGREEEVSDSKLLVEKRYKEIAKIVVEALGGKENIVNVENCISRLRIDLKDKNIINRERLKESGTLGIFFPSKNHIHIVFGPHVEFVRNEVDELL from the coding sequence ATGGACAGAGCGAAAATTTCAGAAGAAGTACAAAGATTTGGAAGATCATTGCTGTTACCTATTGCAGTTATGGCACCTGTGGGTATGATACTTGGTATTGTCAATGCACTTACACAGGCTTATTTAGTATCAAAAGTACCTCTATTGGGGAATCCTGCAATCAAATTATTTTTAACATCAGTAAAAGATTCAATGAGTATAATTTTTAGTAACATCCCTATTTTATTTGCGATGGGAGTGGCTTATGGAGTTTCACGTAAGGAAAAAGGAATATCAGTATTCTCTTCGGTAATTTCATATATTGTTCTGCTTGCAGGTTCAAATGTATATTTGAAAATTACAGGAACACTTATTAAGGAAAAGGAACTCATGGATAAAGCCGGACAGGCTATGGTTCTTGGTATACAGACTGTAAGAATGGATGTGTTTGGAGGAATTATAAGTGGGCTTATAGCGGCAAAGCTGACTGACAGATTTTATAAGACAGAGCTGCCCGTTGCTTTTGCCTTTTTCAGTGGGAAAAAATTAGTTCCTATACTGTCGATATTTGTAACTTCAGTAGCATCTTTCATAGCAACACCGCTTTGGATGTACTTTACAAAAGTGCTTGCCGGAATGTCAGTGATATTGTTACATCCGTTAGGACCATTTGTAAATATAATTATGGTAAGACTGCTTATACCTTTTGGACTTCATCATACATGGAGTGCGCTGCTTAGATTTACTGAAGCTGGAGGAGTATATCAAATAGCCGGTAAAACTTACGTAGGAGTACTTCCTGCAGCAAATGAGATAATATTTAATTTAGGTCCTAACAGTCCTGAATGGCAGATGATGCCAAAACTGACAAGATTCTTAGCACAGAATCAGATGATAGATACGCTTTTCATGTTTCCGGGAATTGCTTTTGCAATGTATAAAACTGCCTATAAGAAAAATAAGCCTCTTGTAAAAGGAATTCTGATTACAATGGTTCTAACTGCGTTTTTAGGGAATATAACTGAACCGCTGGAATTTTCATTCCTGTTTATTTCGCCTGTATTATATCTAATGTATATTTTAATTGGTGCTGCATCTTCATTGGCACTTGCTTTTATGGGAACTGCTGTAGGTTATATAAGGGGAACGATTTTTGATTTCATAATATTTGGGGTAATGTATGAAAATAGTAAATTCTATAATATTATAATAGTAGGAGTAGTTGCAATGTTTGTAAGCTATTTCACTTTTAAATGGTATATATTAAAAAGAAATCTTATTACTCCTGGAAGGGAAGAGGAAGTAAGTGACAGTAAACTTTTAGTTGAAAAAAGATATAAGGAGATAGCAAAAATAGTAGTTGAGGCACTAGGAGGAAAAGAAAATATCGTAAATGTCGAAAACTGCATATCAAGATTAAGAATAGATCTTAAAGATAAAAATATTATAAACAGGGAAAGATTAAAAGAAAGTGGTACTCTAGGAATATTTTTCCCAAGTAAGAATCATATTCATATTGTATTTGGGCCGCATGTGGAATTTGTAAGAAATGAGGTCGATGAACTGTTGTAA
- a CDS encoding DUF4846 domain-containing protein yields the protein MTIETRYNVPAGYKRVAVENGSFADFLRKQKLKPYGEKALYYNGQAKRSEGVYDSVIDVEIGDRDLHQCADAIMLIRAEYFYQKKEYDKINFNFVSGFNAQYSKWIQGYRINPNGKGSYYKKASPSNTYKDFRSFMNIVFGYAGTLSMEKEMKPQSLENMKIGDVFIMGGSPGHAVIIVDMAENDKGEKIFMLAQSYMPAQQTQILINPADGDMGVWYSLKGKTVLETPEWRFPIEKLRKF from the coding sequence ATGACTATAGAAACACGGTATAATGTTCCTGCTGGTTACAAAAGAGTTGCTGTCGAAAATGGAAGTTTTGCAGATTTTCTGAGAAAACAGAAACTCAAGCCTTACGGAGAAAAAGCACTGTACTATAACGGACAGGCTAAAAGAAGTGAAGGGGTATATGACAGTGTAATTGATGTGGAAATAGGTGACAGGGATTTGCATCAGTGTGCAGATGCCATAATGCTCATAAGGGCAGAATATTTTTATCAGAAGAAGGAGTACGATAAAATTAATTTTAATTTTGTTTCGGGATTTAATGCCCAGTACAGCAAATGGATACAGGGATACAGAATAAACCCGAATGGAAAAGGCTCCTACTATAAGAAGGCTTCTCCGTCAAATACTTATAAAGATTTCAGAAGTTTCATGAATATTGTATTTGGATATGCAGGTACATTGTCCATGGAAAAGGAAATGAAACCTCAGTCTCTGGAAAATATGAAAATAGGAGATGTATTTATCATGGGAGGAAGTCCTGGACATGCTGTAATTATTGTGGATATGGCTGAAAATGACAAAGGGGAAAAGATATTCATGCTTGCACAGTCATATATGCCGGCACAGCAGACGCAGATTCTGATTAACCCTGCAGACGGAGATATGGGAGTATGGTATTCACTGAAAGGAAAGACTGTACTTGAAACTCCTGAATGGAGATTTCCAATAGAAAAATTGAGAAAATTTTGA
- a CDS encoding anthranilate synthase component I family protein → MLTKNAIHYYSVIKEKFEKSYMAEDANQIIIGIDCDYVDSYEYNYKTLELFYNNQKSIAPFAGLFGVFSYETIHFFEKIEKKEKSQFEFPQFIFANAKAYLHYSKISKTYTFYGDKEKYYTFLEKYTLHEKNFEEKLFYKIKTDLNKEKEHFYDMVEKAREYIKDGDIFQVVLSEQLCLESNMDSLEFYRKLAEANPSPYMYHFPTKYGDVVGSSPEILAEILSNNIYIAPIAGTRPRGKDANEDSLLAQDLLNDPKECAEHRMLVDLARNDIGKFAEKGSVIVKNMMHVKHYQHVMHIVSEVFGQKRNDVSLFNIVSSVFPAGTLSGAPKIRAMEIIGELEEYKRNIYGGGIGFLHFNGNMQLAIVIRSAFFMNKDYLSENFSKEELPEENSDFFRKSDVSNVFIQAGAGIVYDSIKEKEYEEITHKRASVLNIFKNNSKERDE, encoded by the coding sequence ATGCTGACAAAAAATGCAATACACTACTATTCCGTAATAAAAGAAAAATTTGAAAAATCTTATATGGCTGAAGATGCAAACCAGATTATAATTGGAATCGACTGTGACTATGTAGATTCTTACGAATATAACTACAAAACACTGGAACTTTTTTACAATAACCAGAAATCAATAGCTCCATTTGCAGGACTTTTTGGAGTTTTTTCCTATGAAACTATACATTTTTTTGAAAAAATTGAGAAAAAAGAGAAAAGTCAGTTTGAATTTCCACAGTTTATTTTTGCCAATGCGAAGGCATATCTGCATTATTCAAAAATCAGTAAAACATACACTTTTTATGGAGACAAGGAAAAATATTACACTTTTCTTGAAAAATACACTTTACATGAGAAAAACTTTGAAGAAAAATTATTCTATAAAATAAAAACTGACTTAAATAAAGAAAAAGAACATTTTTATGATATGGTGGAAAAGGCAAGAGAATATATAAAAGACGGAGATATTTTTCAGGTTGTATTAAGTGAACAGCTTTGCCTCGAATCAAATATGGATTCTCTTGAATTCTATAGAAAACTGGCAGAAGCTAATCCTTCTCCATATATGTATCATTTTCCTACAAAATATGGAGATGTGGTAGGATCAAGTCCTGAAATACTGGCTGAAATTCTTTCCAATAATATTTACATTGCTCCTATTGCAGGAACAAGACCTCGTGGAAAGGATGCGAATGAAGATTCTCTTCTTGCACAGGATTTATTGAATGATCCTAAGGAATGTGCAGAACATAGAATGTTAGTAGACCTGGCTAGAAATGATATAGGAAAATTTGCCGAAAAAGGTTCAGTCATTGTAAAAAATATGATGCATGTAAAACACTACCAGCATGTAATGCACATCGTTTCAGAAGTATTTGGCCAGAAAAGAAATGATGTTTCACTTTTTAATATTGTTTCTTCAGTTTTTCCTGCCGGTACATTAAGTGGTGCACCTAAAATAAGAGCAATGGAAATAATTGGTGAACTTGAAGAATATAAAAGAAACATTTATGGTGGAGGAATAGGATTTTTGCATTTTAATGGAAATATGCAGCTTGCAATAGTTATAAGAAGTGCTTTCTTTATGAATAAAGATTATTTGTCAGAGAATTTCTCCAAAGAGGAACTTCCTGAAGAAAATTCAGATTTTTTCAGAAAAAGTGATGTATCTAATGTATTTATTCAGGCAGGTGCAGGAATTGTATATGATTCTATAAAAGAAAAAGAATATGAAGAGATAACTCATAAAAGAGCATCTGTTTTAAATATATTTAAAAATAACTCTAAGGAAAGGGATGAATAA
- the nagA gene encoding N-acetylglucosamine-6-phosphate deacetylase → MIIYSENIYTPEGVRKGYIEIEGKIIRNICTDENELKNKSDQIKDYTDFYIIPGFIDNHVHGWGTGSFWKEGTEEAMYNMKKDLVKVGVTSFLGTTGADSLEKITDTLKEARKVIDREKEQITGAEMTGIHLEGPFIGKEYKGMQKEEYCINPDIDILKEFLNIMGEENIKLMTLAPELDGSQEMIKFCNEKSIVVQAGHTSATFEDMKKAVQAGLKGVTHTYSGMRGFHHRELGVVGAVMYFEELYAEFAKQTGLTVKPEAFDIMYRLKGVDKMLLTTDTVGLSRGEKEFYHYIRKARFIPEGDKIKVLYDDGHEEVKDRTDYENIKDLELGFLGSVQNILKRGKYSLEEIVKMASYNPAEYIGINDRKGSLEPGKDADILVLDKNYDLICTVCRGKIEFEK, encoded by the coding sequence ATGATAATCTATTCTGAAAATATCTATACTCCTGAAGGAGTAAGAAAAGGATATATTGAAATAGAAGGTAAAATAATTAGAAATATCTGTACTGATGAAAATGAACTGAAAAATAAAAGTGATCAGATAAAAGATTATACGGACTTCTATATAATACCAGGGTTTATTGATAATCATGTACATGGCTGGGGAACTGGTTCATTTTGGAAGGAAGGAACAGAAGAAGCCATGTACAATATGAAAAAAGATCTTGTCAAGGTAGGAGTTACTTCTTTTTTAGGAACAACAGGTGCAGATTCATTGGAAAAAATAACAGACACATTGAAAGAGGCAAGAAAAGTCATTGATAGAGAAAAAGAACAGATAACAGGAGCTGAGATGACAGGAATACATCTGGAAGGTCCTTTTATCGGTAAAGAATATAAGGGAATGCAGAAAGAGGAATACTGTATTAATCCTGATATAGATATTTTAAAAGAATTTCTCAATATTATGGGAGAAGAGAATATAAAATTGATGACATTAGCTCCTGAACTGGATGGTTCTCAGGAAATGATAAAATTTTGTAATGAGAAGAGCATTGTTGTACAAGCAGGACACACTTCGGCCACTTTTGAAGATATGAAAAAAGCTGTACAGGCTGGACTAAAAGGAGTCACTCATACATATTCGGGAATGAGGGGATTTCATCATAGGGAGCTTGGGGTAGTCGGAGCAGTCATGTACTTTGAAGAATTATATGCTGAATTTGCAAAACAGACTGGCCTAACAGTAAAACCTGAAGCTTTTGATATTATGTATAGACTAAAAGGTGTTGATAAAATGCTTCTTACTACTGATACAGTTGGATTATCAAGAGGAGAGAAGGAATTTTATCATTATATAAGAAAAGCCAGATTTATTCCTGAGGGAGATAAGATAAAAGTATTATATGATGACGGTCATGAAGAAGTGAAGGATAGGACAGACTATGAAAATATAAAGGATTTGGAGTTAGGATTCTTAGGTTCTGTTCAGAATATATTAAAAAGAGGAAAATATTCCCTGGAGGAAATTGTAAAAATGGCTTCCTATAATCCTGCTGAATATATCGGGATTAATGACAGAAAAGGAAGTTTAGAACCAGGAAAAGATGCTGATATTCTAGTTTTAGATAAGAACTATGATTTGATATGTACTGTCTGCAGAGGAAAAATAGAATTTGAAAAATAA
- a CDS encoding PTS lactose/cellobiose transporter subunit IIA, translating into MDEKLDLETVAMTLIGRAGESKSLAYQALTAAKEGKFEEAEEFMKKANDEMIKAHEIQTDLIVKEAGGEKIDVGLIMVHSQDHLMGAILFKDLVREFIDLYKKIHDDK; encoded by the coding sequence ATGGACGAAAAATTAGATTTGGAAACAGTTGCAATGACACTTATAGGCCGTGCAGGAGAAAGTAAAAGTCTTGCATATCAGGCACTTACTGCGGCAAAAGAAGGTAAATTTGAAGAAGCGGAAGAATTCATGAAAAAAGCAAATGATGAAATGATAAAAGCACATGAAATACAGACTGATTTAATAGTAAAGGAAGCAGGCGGAGAAAAAATAGATGTGGGTCTTATAATGGTTCATTCTCAGGATCACCTGATGGGAGCAATCTTATTTAAGGATCTTGTAAGGGAATTTATTGACCTTTATAAAAAAATACATGATGATAAATAA
- the trpD gene encoding anthranilate phosphoribosyltransferase, translating into MILLIDNYDSFVFNVEQYFRELTNEEVKTVRNDAITLEEIKILNPSRIVLSPGPKHPKDSGICLEILKNIENIPILGICLGHQAFGLVFDGKIEKLETPLHGKTSEITLTDKNSILFEDMPEKFNVMRYHSLYVSEENLPEELTVTAKSDDGIIMALEHKTKDIYGIQFHPESFFTEYGKNIIKNFISNTKKETLQSNDKNTEETERKKADEVFKKYLKKLQDNIPLADNDFKEICEVINSKNYDIVQLGALLVLISEKSLYPESLTAFVKNILEYSVTFSDDNPMIDLCGTGGDGLKTINISTTVAFIVAAMGVKVAKHGNKSVTSKSGSSDVIDKLGLTMEKSIINQLNKLENTNLAFFHAPFFHNLVGEVREVRQRLGIRTVFNVLGPLLHPNRKLKYQLVGLYHEPVHRLYAETLQLLGREHALVVRGNDGLDEISICDETKIVEVKGDKILEYTVSPETFGFRRAFHADIEGGTPEENAEILVRTLKGEENSPKSDIVILNAMFALYAADFVKHPAEAKPLILEAINSGKVYNFYKNYIEKQ; encoded by the coding sequence ATGATATTACTGATTGATAACTATGATTCTTTTGTATTTAATGTAGAACAATATTTTAGGGAGCTTACAAATGAAGAAGTAAAGACTGTGAGAAATGACGCAATTACACTTGAGGAAATCAAAATACTAAACCCTAGCAGGATTGTTCTATCTCCCGGACCTAAACACCCTAAGGACAGCGGTATATGTCTTGAAATTCTTAAAAACATTGAGAATATTCCTATCCTTGGCATATGTCTTGGTCATCAGGCCTTTGGTCTTGTTTTTGATGGAAAGATTGAAAAACTTGAAACACCTTTGCATGGAAAGACTTCAGAAATTACATTAACTGATAAAAATTCCATTTTATTTGAGGACATGCCTGAAAAATTTAATGTAATGCGTTATCATTCCCTATACGTAAGCGAAGAAAATCTTCCTGAAGAACTTACAGTAACAGCAAAATCCGATGACGGAATTATAATGGCTCTGGAACATAAAACAAAAGATATTTATGGCATCCAGTTTCATCCTGAATCATTTTTTACAGAATATGGTAAAAATATTATAAAGAACTTTATTTCAAATACAAAAAAAGAAACTCTACAGAGCAACGATAAAAATACTGAAGAAACAGAAAGAAAAAAAGCAGATGAAGTTTTTAAAAAATATCTGAAAAAATTACAGGATAATATCCCTTTAGCTGATAATGATTTTAAGGAAATATGTGAAGTAATAAATTCTAAAAATTATGATATTGTCCAGCTGGGAGCGCTCCTTGTACTTATTTCTGAAAAAAGCCTCTATCCTGAATCTCTTACAGCTTTTGTAAAAAACATTCTCGAATACAGTGTTACTTTTTCAGATGACAATCCTATGATTGATCTGTGCGGAACAGGAGGAGACGGACTTAAAACAATAAACATTTCTACTACTGTTGCCTTTATTGTTGCTGCCATGGGAGTAAAAGTGGCAAAACATGGAAATAAATCTGTAACAAGTAAAAGCGGAAGCAGCGATGTAATTGATAAACTGGGATTAACTATGGAAAAATCAATTATTAATCAGCTGAATAAGCTTGAAAATACCAATCTTGCGTTTTTCCATGCACCATTTTTCCATAATCTCGTAGGTGAAGTGAGGGAAGTAAGACAGAGACTTGGAATAAGGACTGTATTTAATGTACTAGGGCCTCTTCTTCATCCAAACAGAAAGCTGAAATATCAGCTTGTAGGACTTTACCATGAACCCGTTCATAGACTTTATGCTGAAACATTACAGCTTCTTGGAAGGGAGCATGCACTTGTTGTAAGGGGAAATGACGGGCTTGATGAAATTTCCATCTGTGACGAGACGAAAATTGTAGAAGTAAAAGGTGACAAAATACTTGAATATACTGTTTCTCCTGAAACATTTGGATTTAGAAGGGCTTTTCATGCCGACATTGAAGGTGGAACTCCTGAAGAAAATGCAGAAATTCTTGTAAGAACCCTTAAAGGAGAAGAAAATTCACCTAAATCAGATATTGTAATATTAAATGCAATGTTTGCCCTCTATGCTGCAGATTTTGTTAAACATCCTGCAGAAGCTAAACCTTTAATACTTGAAGCTATAAATAGTGGAAAAGTCTATAATTTTTATAAAAACTATATTGAAAAACAGTAA
- the trpC gene encoding indole-3-glycerol phosphate synthase TrpC, with the protein MDILSEIKEKREIQLEKEKKVYKRPSFRDALKQEGLKIIGEIKRASPSKGKIADNSFNLLNQAKHYVENGVAAFSILTEEEYFKGNNEFIKTVSENFPHIPILRKDFIYTPFQVAHAKFLGASAILLIVRMLNDEELHTLHRLAHELELDVLVEIHDKNELERALKIPDLQILGINNRNLNTFNTDIKTTGELIKFIPEEILKNILLVSESGFLSKDDFKYAENLNVDALLIGEALMKGLIF; encoded by the coding sequence ATGGATATATTATCTGAAATAAAGGAAAAACGTGAAATACAGCTGGAAAAGGAAAAAAAGGTATATAAAAGACCATCTTTCAGAGATGCCTTAAAGCAGGAAGGCTTAAAAATAATAGGTGAAATCAAGAGGGCTTCACCTTCCAAAGGAAAAATAGCCGATAACAGCTTTAATCTTTTAAATCAGGCTAAACACTATGTTGAAAATGGAGTCGCAGCCTTTTCAATTCTTACGGAAGAGGAATATTTCAAAGGGAATAACGAATTTATAAAGACTGTTTCTGAAAACTTCCCTCATATTCCAATATTGCGAAAGGACTTTATTTACACTCCTTTTCAGGTGGCTCATGCTAAATTTCTTGGAGCTTCTGCAATACTTCTTATAGTAAGAATGTTAAATGATGAGGAACTGCATACACTGCACCGTCTGGCTCACGAACTTGAACTTGATGTATTAGTGGAAATTCACGATAAAAATGAACTTGAAAGGGCTTTAAAAATACCGGATTTACAAATACTGGGAATAAATAACCGTAATCTTAATACCTTCAATACAGACATAAAAACAACAGGGGAACTTATAAAATTTATTCCTGAAGAAATTCTTAAAAATATTCTTCTTGTCAGCGAAAGCGGATTTTTATCTAAGGATGACTTTAAATATGCAGAAAATCTTAATGTTGATGCCCTTCTTATTGGAGAAGCTCTTATGAAGGGACTGATATTTTAA
- a CDS encoding 6-phospho-alpha-glucosidase, whose translation MERKPMKVTIVGAGSTRTPALIGSIIKLKERFPVKKLVFYDIDMDRVEKMRVYMELMMKTHSPETELIFTGNKDEAYKDIDFVFCQMRVGGSEYRSYDEKIPLKYGIIGQETCGPGGFAYGMRSIGDMIEMVNDVRKFSKETWVLDYTNPAAIVGLALQTVFPDDKRLMSICDQPYSMLKTFSQILNVPQKDLKPRYFGLNHFGWFTNLYYEGKDLLPELKDYIKNNDFKPYNAEQRDKSWLDTYLNVNKMMKYFDDYVPNTYLQYYFFGNELAKEENPEFTRVDEAKAGREKKVYDICKKAEEQGNLDNLPFLVGEVHGNMMVEIAESIAYNLENEFVLMMKNDGIIKNLDENMLVEVGSRLGKDGPIPYGYEKIDDFYKALIDNQYIYEKLTVEACLEGNYRKALQALTLNRTVINPEKAALILEDMIKVNKKYWELK comes from the coding sequence ATGGAAAGAAAACCGATGAAAGTTACCATTGTTGGAGCAGGAAGTACAAGGACACCGGCATTGATAGGAAGCATAATAAAATTAAAAGAGAGATTCCCAGTAAAAAAGCTAGTGTTTTATGATATTGATATGGATAGGGTTGAAAAGATGCGAGTTTATATGGAATTAATGATGAAGACACATTCTCCTGAAACAGAGCTTATCTTTACAGGAAATAAAGATGAAGCGTATAAAGATATTGATTTTGTATTTTGTCAGATGCGAGTTGGAGGCAGTGAGTATAGAAGTTATGATGAAAAAATACCTTTGAAATATGGAATTATAGGTCAAGAAACTTGTGGTCCTGGAGGATTTGCATACGGGATGAGATCAATAGGGGATATGATAGAAATGGTAAATGATGTAAGAAAATTTTCAAAGGAAACATGGGTGCTTGATTATACAAATCCTGCTGCAATAGTAGGACTTGCATTACAGACTGTCTTTCCTGATGATAAAAGACTTATGAGCATATGTGACCAGCCTTATTCAATGCTGAAAACTTTTTCCCAGATTTTAAATGTTCCTCAGAAGGATTTAAAACCGAGATATTTTGGACTGAATCATTTTGGATGGTTTACAAATCTTTATTACGAAGGAAAAGATTTGTTACCTGAATTGAAGGATTATATAAAAAATAATGATTTTAAGCCATATAACGCAGAGCAGAGAGATAAATCATGGCTGGATACTTATCTGAATGTAAATAAGATGATGAAATATTTTGATGATTATGTACCAAACACATATTTACAGTATTATTTTTTCGGTAATGAACTTGCTAAGGAGGAAAATCCTGAATTTACAAGAGTAGATGAAGCAAAAGCCGGACGTGAGAAGAAAGTTTATGATATATGTAAAAAAGCTGAAGAGCAGGGAAATTTAGATAATCTTCCTTTTCTTGTAGGAGAAGTTCACGGAAATATGATGGTTGAGATTGCTGAAAGCATAGCTTATAATTTGGAAAATGAATTTGTATTAATGATGAAAAATGATGGAATAATAAAAAATCTTGATGAAAATATGCTTGTGGAAGTAGGTTCAAGACTTGGGAAGGATGGTCCTATACCTTATGGTTATGAAAAAATAGATGATTTTTATAAGGCTCTTATAGATAATCAATATATTTATGAAAAATTAACAGTTGAAGCATGTCTTGAAGGAAATTATAGAAAGGCTTTGCAGGCATTGACATTAAATAGAACTGTTATTAATCCTGAAAAAGCTGCTCTAATACTTGAAGATATGATAAAAGTAAATAAAAAATACTGGGAACTGAAATAA
- a CDS encoding MurR/RpiR family transcriptional regulator, translating into MKNIFRNYEKMNATEIKILQYIIKNIDEIQKITVKELSQRLFVSKTTIINLAKKLGYEGFSELRFFLKNISERKTENQEEYISEKNDVNDIFEEMSHEINRTLMIQDREEIEEVVKKIIKSRIVYIISRGGSVHTGEYLNSRLAACKIKSIFISDINLINAVIENVLDNEMIIFLSQSGTTRTIVDVALKANLMGIETVAITSFGKNELQKYCTNNLYFYANETDTKKNDVISRVGMNIVTQLLIEYIKKDVNQ; encoded by the coding sequence ATGAAAAACATATTTAGAAATTATGAAAAAATGAATGCGACAGAAATAAAAATATTGCAATATATTATTAAAAATATTGATGAAATACAGAAAATAACAGTAAAAGAATTAAGCCAGAGATTATTTGTATCTAAAACAACTATAATAAATCTGGCAAAAAAATTGGGATATGAAGGATTTTCTGAATTGAGATTTTTCCTGAAAAATATTTCTGAAAGAAAGACTGAAAATCAGGAAGAATATATTTCTGAAAAAAATGATGTAAATGATATATTTGAAGAAATGTCTCATGAAATAAACAGAACCCTTATGATACAGGATAGGGAAGAAATAGAAGAAGTTGTAAAAAAAATCATAAAATCCAGAATAGTATATATAATTTCAAGAGGTGGTTCTGTTCACACTGGAGAATACTTGAATTCGAGACTTGCAGCCTGTAAAATAAAATCTATATTTATTTCGGATATAAATCTCATAAATGCTGTGATTGAAAATGTACTGGATAATGAAATGATAATTTTTCTTTCACAGTCAGGAACTACAAGAACAATAGTAGATGTGGCATTAAAAGCTAATCTGATGGGAATTGAAACAGTTGCAATTACATCTTTCGGAAAAAATGAACTGCAAAAGTACTGTACAAACAATTTGTATTTTTATGCCAATGAAACTGATACGAAAAAAAACGATGTAATTTCGAGGGTAGGAATGAATATAGTCACACAGCTTCTAATAGAATATATAAAAAAGGATGTGAATCAGTAA